The following are encoded together in the Desulfococcus multivorans genome:
- a CDS encoding phospholipase A — MNPFKMMAFLLGVFLMPVVTAAENCLDMDACMTEAVRSAAEDTTIGELRRRCEACIESQRAESPPLDAERLSDEKPSPIDTRMKEEAETRQIGFALTTHRPNYVLPFVYNHSPNTSVYPGDLSEGDVDNTEVKFQVSLKYQLIDNIYKDNWHVYVAYTNLSYWQAYNSDYSSPFRDTNHEPEAWLQYDTDWELFWGIKSRMIQGGFSHQSNGRTEPFSRSWNRIFLNLVFEKENLAVSIKSWYRIPEDDEDDDNPDIDRYMGYGELNAAYKWGDNTFSLVFRNNLRSSGNKGAVELGWSFPLYKKLKGYVQYFNGYGQSILDYNDSANTIGVGLALSDIL, encoded by the coding sequence ATGAACCCTTTTAAAATGATGGCCTTTCTGCTGGGCGTTTTTTTGATGCCGGTCGTAACGGCCGCGGAAAACTGCCTCGACATGGACGCTTGTATGACCGAGGCCGTGCGTTCTGCGGCGGAGGATACCACTATCGGCGAATTGAGACGGCGGTGCGAGGCCTGCATCGAAAGCCAACGGGCCGAAAGCCCGCCTCTGGATGCTGAGCGTTTGTCCGATGAAAAGCCGTCTCCTATTGACACACGGATGAAAGAAGAGGCGGAAACCCGACAGATCGGGTTTGCCCTGACGACGCATCGCCCCAATTATGTTCTGCCCTTCGTTTACAACCATTCCCCCAACACCAGTGTCTACCCGGGGGACCTGTCCGAGGGAGACGTTGACAACACCGAAGTGAAGTTCCAGGTCAGTCTCAAATATCAGTTGATCGACAATATCTATAAAGACAACTGGCATGTCTATGTCGCCTATACCAACCTTTCCTATTGGCAGGCCTACAACAGTGACTATTCAAGCCCGTTTCGGGATACCAACCATGAACCCGAAGCGTGGCTGCAATATGATACCGACTGGGAACTCTTCTGGGGGATCAAGAGCCGGATGATTCAGGGGGGCTTCTCGCACCAGTCCAACGGACGTACCGAGCCTTTCTCCCGCAGCTGGAATCGGATTTTTCTCAACCTGGTATTTGAAAAGGAAAATCTCGCCGTTTCCATCAAGTCCTGGTACCGCATCCCGGAAGACGATGAAGACGACGACAATCCGGACATCGACCGGTATATGGGATATGGTGAACTGAATGCGGCTTATAAATGGGGGGACAACACCTTTTCCCTGGTGTTCCGGAACAACCTGAGAAGCTCCGGCAACAAAGGGGCCGTCGAGCTGGGATGGAGTTTCCCCCTCTACAAGAAGCTTAAAGGATATGTCCAATACTTCAACGGGTACGGCCAGAGCATCCTGGACTACAACGATTCGGCCAACACCATCGGCGTCGGCCTGGCGCTTTCGGATATCCTTTGA
- the hypD gene encoding hydrogenase formation protein HypD, whose translation MEEYRDPEIARQLISRIGAQSRKPVRLMEVCGTHTMSLFKSGIRTVLPETVSLISGPGCPVCVTDPGDIDAFVDIARTEGVTTVTFGDLIRVPGTTTSLERERAAGADIRVVYSAADALVLARNHPERRIVFLGVGFETTAPTIAASIASAKAEGLSNYSVFSVHKRIVPALFALMEMDIPIDGFLLPGHVSIVIGVEAYRAFFERYRVPCVIAGFEPGDLLDGIRRLVRQIETKRPALENAYPRAVNAEGNLKALALMTSVFTRVDARWRGMGRIPESGLAVGEAFRAFDAHRIFGVVPRDAVEPQGCECGYVITGRKTPPECRLFGKTCSPVHPVGPCMISSEGTCAAYYRYHTKAAAEKNSL comes from the coding sequence ATGGAAGAATATCGCGATCCGGAGATCGCCCGACAGCTCATTTCCCGGATTGGCGCCCAGAGCCGAAAACCCGTCCGATTGATGGAGGTTTGCGGTACCCATACCATGAGCCTTTTCAAGAGCGGCATCCGAACGGTGCTGCCGGAAACCGTCTCGTTGATTTCCGGACCGGGGTGTCCGGTTTGTGTGACGGATCCCGGCGACATCGACGCATTTGTCGACATCGCGCGAACCGAGGGGGTGACCACGGTCACCTTCGGCGATCTGATCCGGGTGCCCGGAACCACGACCTCTCTGGAGCGGGAGCGCGCCGCGGGCGCCGACATCCGCGTCGTTTACTCCGCCGCCGACGCCCTGGTGCTCGCCCGGAACCACCCCGAACGTCGCATCGTATTTCTTGGCGTCGGATTTGAAACCACGGCCCCTACCATTGCGGCTTCCATCGCCTCGGCCAAAGCGGAAGGGCTCTCCAACTATTCCGTCTTTTCGGTTCACAAGCGGATCGTACCGGCCCTTTTCGCTCTCATGGAGATGGATATTCCCATCGACGGATTTCTCCTGCCGGGGCATGTCTCTATTGTAATCGGCGTCGAGGCCTATCGTGCTTTCTTTGAACGGTACCGCGTCCCCTGCGTCATCGCCGGATTCGAGCCCGGCGACCTTCTGGACGGTATCCGCCGTCTGGTTCGGCAGATCGAGACGAAACGGCCCGCGCTGGAAAACGCCTATCCCCGGGCGGTGAATGCCGAAGGAAACCTCAAGGCCCTGGCACTGATGACGTCGGTTTTCACCCGGGTCGATGCCCGCTGGCGGGGGATGGGGCGGATTCCAGAGAGCGGATTGGCCGTGGGGGAGGCGTTTCGCGCCTTCGATGCCCATCGGATCTTCGGCGTTGTTCCCAGGGATGCCGTCGAGCCTCAGGGCTGCGAATGCGGCTATGTGATCACCGGCCGGAAAACGCCTCCGGAGTGCCGTCTGTTCGGCAAGACCTGCTCCCCGGTTCACCCGGTCGGTCCGTGCATGATCTCGAGCGAGGGAACCTGCGCGGCGTACTACCGTTACCATACGAAAGCGGCTGCCGAGAAAAATTCCTTATGA
- a CDS encoding glycosyltransferase, with protein sequence MKGFPGGRRSGTKTEWLPYAVAVLLLIVLCCAGGRFRDIGRTPLLFLGYTFHSGCFIVLFAATWTACLALTLCFPRSVSRRRRIRAILVPALICRVCLLPFPPSDDMNRYLWEAQLVREGINPYIHPPDDPVLAELARKDPFHAGINHPNIPAVYPPLMVVGFSALIRLGYTPLVIKTAVILFDLGTLFLLMRLFSHRRLDERWAVLYAFNPVVLHAFAGQGHLDAIHNFFLLAALWLYDQKRWGWMFFAIGLAVQSKYVAILILPFLFNRDSRPWFWAALPVVVLPCLPFLDGGLARIFDALMLFGTRFAFNGPIHGLLRWMLGGIAPATGICQGILVGMLILGYGYFHPRRNRRFYDDPASGCFFVLGALLLLSPTVHFWYIAWIVPFLALKPFASWMVLCLTVSVVFTAEGYRYFTGQWRMPDGAPLWVWLPFWALFLLDVRRSLHRLKSPALGRPPETVSVVIPAKNEGARVAACVSSVLRDRFVVEVIVVDGGSTDDTIAEASRAGARIIRHPALPERGGGRGGQIRAGVAAAVGDIIAVVHADTRIAAPAFNDIVGLLRRQSMIAGGAVGGRFDGQGWRFRLLDTANDFRAAFLGISFGDQVQFFRRGLLAATGGYPDMPIMEDVELSLRLQNLGRVVFLFGDAKISPRHWRFGVSRRTGLILRLFLTYTGARLLGRRPDTLVMYRAYYDRTP encoded by the coding sequence GTGAAAGGTTTTCCGGGAGGTCGCCGATCCGGCACCAAAACCGAATGGTTGCCTTACGCCGTCGCCGTCCTCCTGCTGATTGTCTTATGCTGTGCCGGAGGACGATTCAGGGATATCGGCCGGACGCCCCTGCTTTTTCTCGGATATACCTTCCACTCGGGTTGCTTCATTGTTCTTTTCGCGGCGACATGGACCGCATGCCTGGCCCTGACCCTCTGCTTTCCCCGGAGCGTATCCCGCAGGCGACGAATCCGGGCGATCCTCGTTCCGGCGCTGATCTGCCGGGTGTGCCTTCTGCCGTTTCCCCCATCCGACGACATGAACCGCTATCTCTGGGAAGCGCAGCTTGTCCGGGAAGGCATCAACCCCTACATCCATCCCCCCGATGATCCCGTCCTGGCGGAACTCGCCCGAAAAGATCCGTTTCATGCGGGCATCAATCATCCGAACATCCCCGCCGTCTATCCGCCTTTGATGGTGGTGGGCTTTTCCGCTCTCATTCGGTTGGGCTACACCCCTCTGGTCATCAAGACCGCGGTGATACTGTTCGATCTGGGCACCCTTTTTCTGCTGATGCGTCTTTTTTCCCATCGCCGTCTGGACGAGCGATGGGCGGTCCTCTATGCCTTCAATCCGGTGGTCCTGCATGCCTTCGCCGGCCAGGGACACCTGGACGCGATCCACAATTTTTTTCTCCTGGCCGCCTTGTGGCTTTACGATCAAAAACGCTGGGGCTGGATGTTTTTTGCGATCGGGCTTGCCGTTCAGTCCAAATACGTGGCGATTCTGATCCTCCCGTTTTTATTCAATCGGGATAGCCGTCCCTGGTTCTGGGCGGCTTTGCCTGTCGTTGTGCTCCCCTGTCTGCCGTTTTTGGACGGCGGTCTGGCTCGGATCTTCGACGCCCTGATGCTTTTCGGCACCCGGTTCGCATTCAACGGTCCGATTCACGGCCTTCTCCGGTGGATGCTGGGAGGGATCGCTCCGGCCACGGGGATTTGCCAAGGAATCCTCGTCGGTATGCTGATTCTGGGGTACGGGTATTTCCATCCCCGGCGGAATCGTCGATTTTACGATGATCCGGCATCGGGCTGCTTTTTTGTCCTGGGAGCGCTGCTGCTTCTATCCCCGACGGTCCATTTCTGGTACATCGCCTGGATCGTTCCGTTTCTGGCCCTGAAACCCTTTGCATCGTGGATGGTTCTCTGTCTTACCGTCAGCGTCGTTTTCACGGCAGAGGGGTATCGGTATTTCACCGGGCAGTGGCGTATGCCCGACGGTGCGCCGCTATGGGTGTGGCTCCCATTCTGGGCATTGTTTTTGCTGGATGTCCGCCGCAGTCTGCATCGTCTCAAAAGCCCCGCGTTGGGCCGGCCGCCGGAAACGGTGAGCGTGGTGATTCCCGCCAAAAACGAAGGTGCCCGCGTGGCCGCCTGCGTGAGTTCGGTGCTCCGGGATCGCTTCGTAGTGGAAGTGATTGTCGTGGACGGCGGATCGACGGATGATACCATTGCGGAGGCATCACGGGCGGGAGCCCGGATCATTCGCCATCCGGCCCTTCCGGAAAGGGGCGGCGGCCGGGGGGGACAGATCCGCGCCGGGGTGGCGGCAGCGGTCGGCGACATTATCGCCGTGGTCCATGCCGATACTCGAATCGCTGCACCGGCGTTCAACGACATCGTCGGGCTGCTCCGACGTCAATCCATGATCGCCGGCGGCGCTGTCGGCGGAAGGTTTGACGGACAGGGGTGGCGTTTTCGCCTGCTCGATACGGCCAATGATTTCCGAGCGGCTTTCCTGGGGATCAGCTTCGGGGATCAGGTCCAATTCTTTCGACGCGGGCTGCTTGCCGCGACGGGGGGGTATCCGGATATGCCGATTATGGAGGATGTCGAACTGAGCCTGCGACTGCAGAACCTGGGGCGGGTGGTTTTTCTTTTCGGAGACGCTAAGATCTCCCCGCGGCATTGGCGGTTCGGCGTTTCCCGACGTACGGGCCTCATTCTCCGCCTGTTTCTGACCTACACGGGGGCGCGGTTGTTGGGACGGCGACCCGACACCCTCGTCATGTACCGGGCTTACTACGACAGAACGCCTTGA
- the hypE gene encoding hydrogenase expression/formation protein HypE, whose amino-acid sequence MKDDTITLDHGSGGKLSHRLILDTVLPVFDDPALRCLDDGAVLETEGGRIAFSTDTYVVDPLFFPGGNIGDLAVNGTVNDLAMCGAVPLYLSVGMIIEEGFLRRDLDGILETMQRAARAASVRIVTGDTKVVPRGAVDKIFINTAGIGVVPEGVCVSGRNARIGDRVLVSGTLADHGMTILTRREGLRFESSLQSDTAPLNHMVADMLDDCGGDIHALRDPTRGGVGTSLNEIAESSGVTIRIHEDRIPVKRAVAGLCELLGIDPLYVANEGKLVAVVAPEAAFRVLDRMHAHPMGRDARIIGEVTAADIVPVIMTTRIGGTRIVDMPTGEQLPRIC is encoded by the coding sequence ATGAAAGACGATACGATTACCCTGGACCACGGGAGCGGTGGAAAGCTGTCCCATCGACTCATCCTGGACACCGTCCTGCCCGTGTTCGACGATCCCGCACTCCGATGCCTTGACGACGGGGCCGTTCTGGAGACCGAAGGGGGCCGAATCGCATTTTCGACCGATACTTACGTGGTTGATCCCCTATTTTTCCCCGGCGGCAACATCGGAGACCTCGCCGTCAACGGCACCGTCAACGATCTGGCCATGTGCGGTGCGGTGCCCCTGTACCTCAGCGTCGGCATGATCATCGAGGAAGGGTTTCTCCGCCGCGATCTCGATGGGATTCTCGAGACCATGCAACGGGCGGCTCGAGCGGCCAGCGTTCGAATCGTCACAGGGGACACCAAGGTGGTCCCCAGGGGTGCGGTCGACAAAATCTTCATCAACACGGCGGGTATCGGTGTTGTTCCAGAGGGGGTCTGTGTTTCGGGCCGCAACGCCCGGATTGGAGATCGGGTCCTGGTGAGCGGCACCCTCGCCGATCACGGCATGACCATCCTGACCCGGCGGGAGGGACTTCGGTTCGAATCATCGCTCCAAAGCGATACCGCTCCCTTGAACCATATGGTGGCGGATATGCTCGACGATTGCGGAGGAGATATCCACGCGCTTCGGGATCCCACACGGGGGGGTGTGGGAACGTCTCTCAACGAAATTGCCGAATCGTCCGGTGTGACCATCCGGATTCATGAGGATCGCATCCCCGTCAAGAGAGCCGTGGCAGGTCTCTGCGAACTTCTGGGGATCGACCCGCTTTACGTCGCCAATGAAGGAAAACTCGTCGCAGTGGTTGCCCCTGAGGCGGCCTTTCGCGTTCTTGACAGGATGCATGCCCACCCCATGGGAAGAGACGCCCGCATTATCGGAGAGGTGACGGCGGCCGATATTGTGCCGGTGATCATGACCACCCGGATCGGTGGGACACGAATCGTGGATATGCCCACCGGCGAGCAGCTCCCTCGGATCTGCTGA
- the wrbA gene encoding NAD(P)H:quinone oxidoreductase — protein MKVLIAYYSAYGHIHKMAEAVAMGVGEIDNAEAVLRRVPETLPRDVLEKMGALEAQKAMAHIPVCTVAELAEADAVIFGTPTRFGNMCGQMRQFLDATGQLWANGALVGKVGSVFTSSNTQHGGQESTLLSFHITLLHHGFVIVGLPYTFQGQMRIDEITGGSPYGASTIAGVSGERMPSRNELDAARFQGRHVAAIAARLAA, from the coding sequence ATGAAAGTGCTTATCGCTTATTATTCCGCCTACGGACATATTCACAAAATGGCTGAGGCCGTGGCAATGGGGGTCGGGGAGATCGACAACGCGGAAGCGGTGCTGCGGCGGGTGCCCGAAACGCTTCCCCGGGACGTCCTCGAAAAAATGGGGGCTCTGGAGGCTCAGAAGGCCATGGCCCACATTCCGGTCTGCACCGTGGCGGAACTGGCCGAGGCGGACGCCGTCATTTTCGGGACACCCACTCGGTTCGGCAACATGTGCGGGCAGATGCGCCAGTTCCTCGACGCGACGGGACAGCTGTGGGCCAATGGCGCCCTCGTGGGCAAGGTGGGCAGCGTCTTCACCAGCAGCAATACCCAGCACGGGGGACAGGAATCGACCCTTCTTTCGTTCCACATCACGCTCCTCCACCACGGCTTCGTAATCGTGGGCTTGCCTTACACCTTTCAGGGTCAGATGCGCATCGACGAGATCACCGGAGGATCCCCCTACGGGGCATCAACCATCGCCGGGGTTTCGGGTGAGCGGATGCCCAGCCGGAACGAGTTGGACGCCGCCCGGTTTCAGGGCCGACACGTCGCCGCCATCGCGGCCAGGTTGGCCGCCTGA
- a CDS encoding TRAP transporter substrate-binding protein → MKKLFPFYTRIGFVFCLCFSLFKVFPAASAAEAVNLTYSSFFPPTHVQSQLSESWCREVENRTDGRIKIQYYAGQTLTNTKQTYDSVMEGIADIGTSGLAYTRGRFPLMSAIDLPFGYTSGVAATAAANEVYAKFQPKEFSDTKVLYFHAHGPGMLHTREKAVRTLEDIKGLKIRSTGTSAEVAAALGGTPVPMPMPESYQSLQKGVVDASMHPVEANKGWKLGEVTRYATFAYPSGYTTVFFVVMNKDKWNKLDPRDQKIIEEINVEWAGKHGEAWDSSDMEGVRFFLEQGNTILGLDAKESAKWEKAVAPLIDMYAADLDKKGLNGKGVIGAIRESLKNFQ, encoded by the coding sequence ATGAAGAAGCTCTTTCCGTTCTATACCCGTATAGGGTTCGTTTTTTGTCTTTGTTTCTCTCTGTTCAAGGTCTTTCCGGCGGCGTCGGCGGCTGAAGCCGTCAATTTGACCTACAGCAGCTTTTTTCCCCCTACGCACGTGCAAAGTCAGCTTTCAGAATCCTGGTGCCGGGAGGTTGAAAATCGCACCGACGGTCGTATCAAAATTCAGTATTACGCCGGTCAGACACTGACCAATACCAAACAGACGTATGACAGCGTCATGGAGGGTATCGCCGATATCGGCACTTCGGGACTGGCGTACACCCGCGGCAGATTTCCCCTGATGTCCGCCATCGACCTGCCCTTTGGCTATACCTCAGGAGTCGCCGCGACCGCAGCCGCCAACGAAGTCTACGCGAAGTTCCAACCCAAAGAGTTCAGCGATACGAAGGTCCTTTATTTTCACGCCCACGGCCCCGGTATGCTCCATACCCGGGAAAAGGCCGTCCGAACCCTTGAGGATATAAAAGGTCTGAAGATCAGATCCACGGGAACCAGCGCCGAGGTGGCCGCGGCATTGGGGGGAACGCCGGTACCCATGCCCATGCCCGAATCCTACCAGAGTCTTCAGAAAGGAGTGGTCGACGCTTCCATGCATCCGGTGGAAGCCAACAAGGGATGGAAGCTGGGAGAGGTGACCCGATATGCGACCTTTGCCTATCCCTCCGGGTACACAACCGTCTTTTTTGTCGTCATGAACAAGGACAAATGGAACAAACTCGACCCCAGGGACCAGAAAATCATCGAGGAAATCAATGTGGAATGGGCGGGCAAACACGGAGAGGCCTGGGACTCGAGTGATATGGAAGGCGTGCGCTTTTTTCTGGAACAGGGCAACACGATTTTGGGTCTGGATGCCAAAGAAAGCGCCAAATGGGAAAAGGCCGTTGCGCCGCTCATCGATATGTACGCCGCGGATCTCGACAAGAAGGGATTGAATGGAAAGGGCGTGATCGGAGCGATCCGCGAATCCCTTAAAAATTTTCAATAA
- a CDS encoding glycosyltransferase, whose translation MAALLWYFAVFLYFGAAGALMLYGLNCYVMIFLFHRGRRRAARRLERVAARFGDPALRDDLPVVTTQIAVYNEVNVVERVIRAVCRMRYPRDRHEIQILDDSSDETGDIVDRMAESMAAEGFDVQVIRRNTRTGFKAGALAAGLEVAKGTLVAVFDADFVPPEDYLLRTVPFFMTDDRLALVQARWGHLNRKRSFLTRAQSIGIDGHFMVEQAARNWNNLYMNFNGTAGIWRRSAIDDGGGWAWDTLTEDMDLSYRVQFAGWRTLFLPDLVVPAEIPEDVNAFKSQQFRWAKGSIQTALKLFPRLVHQPVPIFQKIQAFFHMTHYLIHPMMLVVAVLALPVLLGFDLKGGPLFFGAVACILLVSMTAPNALYLVSQRAAYTDWLRRVLIMPVLVVVGVGIALSNTRAVVEALIGHDSPFIRTPKRGDREIKRYRTAFPGLAFAEILLGGYCVMTFLAYLKAGKYLIGPFLAVYAAGFLFVGLLTLAPRLFREG comes from the coding sequence ATGGCGGCGCTATTGTGGTATTTCGCGGTCTTTCTCTATTTTGGGGCCGCCGGAGCTTTGATGCTCTACGGCCTCAACTGTTATGTCATGATCTTTCTTTTCCACCGGGGGCGGCGTCGTGCGGCACGCCGCCTCGAGCGTGTCGCAGCACGATTCGGTGACCCCGCTCTACGGGACGATCTCCCTGTAGTGACGACCCAGATCGCTGTCTACAACGAAGTGAATGTGGTGGAGCGGGTGATCCGGGCGGTTTGCCGAATGCGGTATCCGAGAGATCGCCACGAGATCCAGATTCTCGACGATTCCTCCGACGAAACCGGTGATATCGTCGACCGGATGGCCGAATCGATGGCAGCCGAGGGTTTTGATGTGCAGGTTATCCGACGAAATACGCGAACCGGATTCAAGGCCGGCGCACTGGCCGCCGGTCTCGAGGTCGCCAAAGGGACGTTGGTGGCGGTCTTCGATGCCGACTTCGTTCCTCCCGAAGATTATCTCCTCCGGACCGTCCCGTTTTTCATGACCGATGATCGTCTGGCCCTCGTTCAGGCCCGGTGGGGGCATCTGAACCGGAAGCGATCCTTCCTCACCCGGGCGCAATCCATCGGGATTGACGGTCATTTCATGGTGGAGCAGGCCGCTCGGAACTGGAACAATCTCTACATGAACTTCAACGGAACCGCCGGCATCTGGCGGCGGTCGGCCATCGACGACGGCGGAGGGTGGGCCTGGGACACGTTGACCGAGGATATGGACCTCTCCTACCGGGTTCAGTTTGCCGGATGGCGGACGCTGTTTCTGCCGGATCTGGTGGTGCCGGCGGAGATTCCCGAGGACGTCAATGCCTTCAAGAGCCAGCAGTTCCGATGGGCCAAAGGATCCATCCAGACGGCGCTCAAGCTGTTCCCGCGCCTCGTGCATCAACCGGTACCGATTTTTCAGAAAATTCAGGCTTTTTTTCATATGACCCATTACCTGATCCACCCCATGATGCTTGTCGTGGCGGTTCTGGCCCTGCCTGTTCTCCTGGGGTTCGACCTGAAAGGGGGCCCGCTTTTTTTCGGAGCCGTCGCCTGTATCCTCCTGGTTTCCATGACGGCACCCAACGCCCTTTACCTCGTCAGCCAACGGGCGGCTTATACCGACTGGCTGCGTCGAGTGCTCATCATGCCGGTTCTCGTTGTGGTCGGTGTCGGCATCGCTCTGTCCAACACACGGGCGGTCGTCGAGGCCCTGATCGGGCACGATAGCCCCTTCATTCGAACCCCCAAACGGGGCGACCGCGAGATCAAGCGTTACCGTACGGCTTTTCCGGGGTTGGCATTCGCGGAAATACTGTTGGGGGGGTATTGTGTCATGACCTTTCTGGCGTATCTGAAGGCCGGAAAATATCTGATCGGCCCGTTTCTGGCTGTCTATGCCGCCGGATTTCTCTTTGTCGGCCTTCTGACCCTGGCCCCCCGCCTGTTCAGGGAGGGATGA
- a CDS encoding DnaJ domain-containing protein gives MARSYFAVLGVTTDASFEEIRSAYRRLAKTYHPDHFEGDSEAFRQIQEAYTVLGDAQRRKAYEKNLKSQPHRRESQPASYPGPEPLIPRRRQTASPGIAPIEVIFENPRQHFRTSRRHRSHTEFGGVEDVSVEVPLTREQAMSGGSVAIMVPAPDVCPSCRGAGSGFFHRCRHCRGSGVIVRNISVQVPFPPGLEKDHVVRVALEAFGMERFDLRVWFRVAA, from the coding sequence ATGGCCAGGAGTTATTTTGCTGTTCTCGGCGTCACGACCGATGCCTCTTTTGAAGAGATCCGATCCGCTTACCGCCGGTTGGCCAAAACGTATCACCCAGACCACTTTGAAGGCGACAGCGAGGCGTTTCGGCAGATTCAGGAGGCTTACACCGTTCTGGGAGACGCCCAGAGGCGAAAAGCATACGAGAAAAACCTGAAATCGCAACCGCATCGACGCGAATCGCAACCGGCATCTTACCCGGGCCCGGAACCACTTATCCCAAGACGGCGCCAGACGGCTTCCCCGGGCATCGCGCCCATTGAGGTGATCTTTGAAAATCCTCGCCAACACTTCAGGACGAGCCGGCGCCATCGAAGCCACACCGAGTTCGGCGGTGTCGAGGATGTGAGCGTCGAGGTGCCCCTCACCCGGGAGCAGGCGATGTCGGGCGGCAGCGTGGCCATCATGGTTCCCGCACCCGATGTCTGCCCCTCCTGTCGCGGTGCCGGCAGCGGATTTTTCCACAGGTGCCGCCACTGCCGGGGCAGCGGTGTGATCGTGAGAAACATATCGGTTCAGGTTCCTTTTCCGCCGGGCCTCGAGAAGGATCATGTCGTCCGCGTTGCCTTGGAAGCGTTCGGGATGGAGCGTTTTGATCTGAGAGTATGGTTTCGCGTCGCCGCTTGA
- a CDS encoding peptide chain release factor 3 encodes MNHPSSKSQNQEIDRRRTFGIISHPDAGKTTLTEKMLLFGGAIQMAGSVKARKASRHATSDWMAIERERGISVTSSVMKFDYRNFEINLLDTPGHQDFSEDTYRVLTAVDSAVMVIDSVKGVEAQTRKLMAVCRMRNTPILTFVNKLDREGMPPLDILGDIEETLQIECAPLSWPIGMGKRFKGTYNIHRRELTLFTPGRERLPDDSVTIRDLGDPILDEILGRQADELREDVALLEGAANPFDLQDFLKGSQTPVFFGSAVNNFGVRELLDTFVEIAPGPLPRQATTRTVFPGEEPFSGFVFKIQANMDPAHRDRLAFLRVCSGRFQKGMRVRHHRIDKDILIANPIMFMAQDRTAVEEAWPGDIIGIHNHGTIKIGDTFSEKEPLSFTGIPNFAPEHFRRVQLKSPLKSKQLRKGLTQLVEEGAVQLFRPLMGSDLILGAVGILQFDVTMARLKAEYGVDAVYEHVDYVASRWVKCDDPKRLSAFERANQAHLALDAEGNLTFLADGEWRIEFVAEQWPEVVFTKTREHR; translated from the coding sequence ATGAATCACCCGTCCTCCAAATCACAAAACCAGGAAATCGACCGCCGGCGCACCTTCGGGATCATCAGTCACCCGGACGCCGGCAAGACGACCCTCACAGAGAAAATGCTGCTCTTCGGCGGGGCTATCCAAATGGCCGGATCGGTGAAGGCCCGAAAGGCCAGCCGCCACGCCACCAGCGACTGGATGGCTATCGAACGGGAGCGCGGCATTTCGGTGACCAGCTCGGTCATGAAGTTCGATTACCGCAATTTCGAAATTAATCTTCTGGACACCCCGGGGCATCAGGATTTCTCAGAAGACACATACCGGGTGCTCACCGCCGTGGACAGCGCCGTCATGGTCATCGACAGCGTCAAGGGGGTCGAAGCCCAGACCCGAAAACTGATGGCGGTTTGCCGAATGCGCAACACCCCCATCCTGACCTTTGTCAACAAGCTCGATCGTGAAGGCATGCCGCCTCTGGACATCCTGGGCGATATCGAAGAAACCTTGCAGATTGAATGCGCGCCCCTGTCCTGGCCCATCGGCATGGGCAAAAGATTCAAGGGTACATACAACATCCACCGCAGGGAATTGACCCTTTTCACGCCCGGCCGGGAGCGCCTCCCCGACGACAGTGTCACCATCCGGGACCTCGGCGATCCGATACTGGACGAGATCCTGGGCCGCCAGGCCGATGAACTGCGGGAGGACGTGGCCCTGCTGGAGGGGGCGGCCAACCCGTTTGACCTTCAGGATTTCCTCAAAGGAAGCCAGACTCCGGTCTTCTTCGGCAGCGCCGTCAACAATTTTGGTGTACGCGAGCTCCTGGACACCTTTGTGGAGATCGCACCCGGCCCGCTTCCCAGGCAGGCGACAACCCGAACGGTCTTTCCCGGGGAAGAGCCGTTTTCCGGTTTTGTCTTCAAGATTCAAGCCAACATGGACCCGGCCCACCGCGATCGGCTCGCCTTCCTGCGCGTCTGTTCGGGCCGATTTCAGAAGGGGATGCGGGTGCGTCACCACCGCATCGACAAGGATATCCTCATCGCCAATCCGATCATGTTCATGGCGCAGGATCGCACTGCCGTAGAGGAGGCCTGGCCCGGCGACATCATCGGCATTCACAACCACGGGACGATCAAAATCGGCGACACCTTTTCGGAAAAAGAGCCGCTCAGCTTCACCGGCATCCCGAATTTCGCCCCGGAGCATTTTCGCCGCGTACAGCTGAAATCCCCCCTGAAATCCAAGCAACTCAGGAAGGGGTTGACGCAGTTGGTGGAGGAAGGCGCGGTTCAGTTGTTTCGCCCGCTCATGGGAAGCGACCTCATCCTGGGGGCGGTGGGCATTTTGCAGTTCGACGTCACCATGGCGCGGCTCAAGGCCGAGTATGGCGTGGATGCCGTTTATGAACACGTGGACTATGTCGCCTCCCGCTGGGTGAAGTGCGACGACCCGAAGCGACTCTCGGCCTTCGAACGGGCCAACCAGGCGCACCTGGCGCTGGATGCGGAAGGGAACCTGACCTTTCTGGCCGATGGGGAATGGCGGATCGAATTCGTGGCGGAACAGTGGCCGGAGGTCG